A window of Motilibacter rhizosphaerae genomic DNA:
GCGCACGGCACCGGGTGAGCGTGCTCGCCGGCGGCCCCGGCACCGGGAAGACCACGACGGTGTCGCGGCTGCTCGCGCTGCTGCTCGAGCAGCACCCGACCTGGCGCGTCGCCCTGGCTGCGCCGACCGGGAAGGCGGCGGTGCGCCTCGAGGAGGCGGTCCGCGCCTCCTCCGCCACGCTGGACTCCCCTGCCCGCGACCAGGTGCAGACGCTGAGGGCGACGACGCTGCACCGGCTGCTCGGCTGGCGGCCCGACGCCCGCAGCCGCTTCCGGCACGACCGCCACGACCGGCTGCCGGTCGACGTGCTCGTCGTCGACGAGGCCTCGATGCTGCCGCTGACGATGATGGCCCGGCTGCTCGAGGCGCTGCGCCCGGCTACCCGGGTCATCCTCGTCGGCGACCCGGACCAGCTAGCCTCGGTCGAGGCCGGCGCGGTGCTCGGCGACGTCGCCGCCTCGACCCGGCTCGCGGGCAGCGTCGCGCGGCTGACCTCCAACCGGCGCTTCGCCTCGACCGGGCCGATCGCCCGCCTCGCCCGCGCGGTGCAGGACGGCGAAGCCGCTGCGGCGCTGCAGGTCCTGCGCTCCGGTGACCCGAGCGTGCAGTTCGTCGAGGTGGCCGACGACGACCCGGTCGGCGAGGACGCCTGGGCCGGCATCCGCACGGACGCGCTCGACGCTGGGCGCGCGCTGCTGGCGGCCGCCCGGGTGGGCGACCTCCCCGGCGCGCTGGAAGCCGTCGACCGGCACCGCCTGCTCTGCGCGCACCGCACCGGTCCCCGCGGCGTCCAGCGGTGGAGCGGGCTGGTGCAGCGCTGGCTCGAGGAGGAGCTCGACCTCGACGTACGCCCGGACGGGCGCTACGTCGGCGAGCCGCTGCTCGTCACGGAGAACGACGCGGAGATCGGGCTGTTCAACGGCGACACGGGCGCCGTCGTGGAGCGGCGCGACGGCATCGTGGGGGCGTTCGGGCGGGGCGGCGCTCCCGTCGTGGTGCCGCTCGCGCGGCTCGGCGCCGTACGCCCGCTGCACGCGATGACCGTGCACCGCAGCCAGGGCAGCCAGTTCGCCCGGGTGAGCCTCGTGCTGCCGCCGGCGAGCTCGCCGCTGGGTACGCGGGAGACGCTCTACACCGCGCTGACCCGGGCGATCGGATCGGTGCGCGTCATCGGCTCGGAGGAGGCGGTCGTCGCGGCGGTGGAGCGGACGGCGGCGCGCGCGACGGGGCTGCGGGAGCGGCTCGGCTGAGCGTGTCCGCTTAGCAGTGCGTCTCCATGCCCGTGGCGTCCGTCCCCAGGATGCGCAGGTCGCGGACGACCGGCAGCGGCACCTGCTTCTCGACGTCGGCGCAGGCGACGGGACCACCGGACTCGTCGACGACGATGTGCCAGGCGCCGCCGGAGCGCTCGAGCACGGCGACGAGCTCGGTCTGCGTGCACACGCCCTCGCCCCACGCCCAGCCCCGATTGACCGTGGAGACGTGGAAGCCCAGCGGGCCGCCGCCGAGCTTCGCACCGCGCGACGCGCACTCCGCGGTGAAGGCCGCCGTGAGAGCGGTCAGCTCCGTCGCCGTCGGCGGCCGACCGCCGATCGGGACCACCTGGTAGTCGCGGACCATGTCGATCGAGCGCGAACGGTGGCCCTGCGCGTCGTGCTTCGGGTAGGTCAGCACGATCCGGCCGAAGATGCGCCCGCTGGCCTCGGTGTCGATCGGCCCGCTGAGCGCCAGTCGGACGGGGTAGCTCCGCCACGAGCCGTCGGCGCAGTCCGGCTTGCAATCGTTGACGGACTCGGTCCCCGTGCCGGTCGCGCCCGTCGCCGTCCACCGGGTCCAGCGAAGGCCCTTGAGCTCCCAGGTGCTGTCGCAC
This region includes:
- the recD gene encoding exodeoxyribonuclease V subunit alpha, with the protein product MSAVSVAASGSLADFAAAGVLVPADVHVATRLAALAGETDEAVLLAVALAVRSTRHGSVVLDLATAEQTTSPDEDVDAEPVVLPWPGADWAARVAASPLVGGPLRVEGSRVWLARYWHQEEQVAEELLARTDSAPDDLDESLLQAALARLFPKVDDADQRVAAELCARHRVSVLAGGPGTGKTTTVSRLLALLLEQHPTWRVALAAPTGKAAVRLEEAVRASSATLDSPARDQVQTLRATTLHRLLGWRPDARSRFRHDRHDRLPVDVLVVDEASMLPLTMMARLLEALRPATRVILVGDPDQLASVEAGAVLGDVAASTRLAGSVARLTSNRRFASTGPIARLARAVQDGEAAAALQVLRSGDPSVQFVEVADDDPVGEDAWAGIRTDALDAGRALLAAARVGDLPGALEAVDRHRLLCAHRTGPRGVQRWSGLVQRWLEEELDLDVRPDGRYVGEPLLVTENDAEIGLFNGDTGAVVERRDGIVGAFGRGGAPVVVPLARLGAVRPLHAMTVHRSQGSQFARVSLVLPPASSPLGTRETLYTALTRAIGSVRVIGSEEAVVAAVERTAARATGLRERLG